GCCCTCGGGCCTCCGCTCTCTCGGGCCGGGCTGCAGAACCGGCTCTGGgtcgccgggcggcagcagcgAGCGCGGGAAGCGGCTACGAATGTGCCGGGGGGGTCACAGGTGgtgatggggcagccacagcttctctgggcaacctgggccaggggctcacccccctcacagcaaacaatttcttcccaatgcctcacctaaatctccctctttcaggttaaaacccttccccctcgtcccatggctcccctccctgctccagagtccctcccccgctttcctggagcccctttagggactggaaggggctggaaggtctccccggagccttctcttctccaggctgaacccccccagctctctcagcctgtccccacagcagaggggctccagccctctggtcatctctgtggcctccgCTGGATCTAttcgaacaggtccatgtccttcttacgttggggactccagagctggacgcagtactccaggtggggtgtcaccagaggagagcagaggggcagaatcccctccctcgccctgctggccacgcttcttgtgatgcagcccaggatgggggtggtctctgggctgccagcgcacattgctggctcctgttgagcttctcgcccaccagcacccccaggtccttctcctcagggccattctccacccagactGTGTTTGTGCCTTACAACCATAAGAGCTGTAAtagcaggaaggaaaaacaggGCACCACTAGGAAGAGATCTGGCTGGGAACACACCACCTTCCCCCCGCTCCCTCCATCCCACACGCTTTTTCCTGTGTGCCTGGACACCTCCATCGACACGCATTAGACCATGACCGCAAACTCAGCTTTTCTTAGGACGTTTCCTTCTCTTTCGCCATCTTCCTTTTGCGATTACAGTTCCAGCCCAGAGAATCCCGCATTTAATCCCTTCCCAAGAACAACAGGCTTAGAGCACACAGTGACAGTTCTCTTGTCCCCATCCCGAGAAGGAAAAGGGTCGCTTATCGCTGCCAATACCCGAGTcctgcctctgcccccagcagACCCCCCAAACCCGGGCGCAAcggcacccccctccccgccggcacaGCCAAGTCACACCGCCTCTCCCACCACGGGCACCCGGCGCCCCGAACGGCCGCGCCCGGCTCCGCCCCGGGTGTCGGAGGCGGCTTTTCTCCGCTTCTTCAGGGCTTTACTCCAGTCAGAGCCGGCAGAGCCCCCGGGGAGCTGCCCGGCTGCAGGCCCGGCCCGTACCCGCGTCCGAGCGGGCGCTGCGGAGAACGGGCCggggcgggtggcggcggcgcgCGCAGGCGGAGGGGGCGGGACTTCCCCCCGCCCGCTTGCGGGGGCCGCGCGCGCAGCGCCCTCGCCTCGctacccgccgccgccgcgctgtcGCCATGGAAACGGCGGGTCCCGGCGCAGGCGCGGGAGGGAGCGCGGAGACCCGCGTGACCCCCCGGAAaacggagccggggggggggggaacgggagcggggccgggggaccCTCAACGCCCCCCGCGGGCCTGGCGCGCAGCCCCGCAGCGCAGGTCGGGCCTCGGCGCCCTGAGGACGCACCCGCCGTGGGGAACGTCCcggagcccgcagcccccgggcacccACCACGGCCATAGAGACCCCGCAGCACCTGGGAAGTCCCAGaaagcccccccctccccgccaagACTCAGGCCAGACACCTTCAGACCCTGAAAGGACCCGAGTTGGGCTGAGAACAGGCCCAGGGACCAGGAGGGATGCTCTTGAGCGTGACTCGGAGGTTCTAGAAAAGCCCAGAGAATCTGCAGGAGCCTCGGAATAACTGGGAATGccccggcacagcagcagcagctcaagcAGCACAAAGACGTCTACTCGGAGACCTGGAGAACAGCCCCAGCAATATGCTAACAGCCTGGAAAGATCCCTGGAGCATCCCCAGAGACACCAGGATGGCCTAAACCACCCAATTTATAGATTTTAAATGACCAGTGCTACCCTGAGACACTGAGTGTGCCCTTAGGGGTCTTGGGAAGCCCTGCCAcgctgcagaagcagcaaggcACCCCTCAGAAAGAACACTGGGGAACACGTAGCACCTCAGAGCCATCAAAAGGCTACCCACAGACCCCAGAaaagccccagagcagccccaaaCACACCTAGACAGTCCTGGAGACCCTACAAAGAGCCCCCAGCCCTCAGGGCAGCCCTAGAGGTGCCAAGGAGGCACCCCAATGCCTAAGGAAGAGCTGAGAGTAGCCCCCAGAGGAGCCAAGATGGTCTGAAGGAAAAGTCTCAGATCCAGGCACAGTCCTAGAGGCACTGAGCCGTCCCTTGAGACTAAGCCTCCAAGTGTACATGGCTCTCGctctgctgctgcggctgcttcTGTTCAGCGCTGCCGTGTCTGCAgcatggggcagctctgccctttccccccccccaacccctgcagCTGGAATCAGCGCGGGGTTCCCGTGCTAGGGCTGGTCCCCAGTCCGAAGGTGCCGGGGGGGCAGTGTTTCTACAGGGCATAAGTGGGTCTTGGTCCCAGATGAGGGCaagagggagcgggcagggagggcCGTACACCGCACAGGGGTCCAGCTTGGAGCCCATCTGTAGGGATAAAAAAAGCACACAGCTCGCTCTCCCCTGAGAACAGGTTTAATGGGGAGGAGAGGCACTGCTGTTTCTGTCAAATAAAAGAAAGGCTGGGATAACGCCCACAGGAGAGACATACACATATGCACACTATGTACAGAGCGACACAGGCAGTGCCAAGCACCCCGAGCCCCCCGACACCATCCCTGTGGTGAACTGCCTCCCCTTTCTGACCGACCGCGGCGGCGGGGACTCGCCAAGCAAGGAGTGATTACAGTCATGACAAAGACTAGGATTTCAGGGGGCGGTGGATGACACGAGAACAGTGGGAACATAGGGATGGGGCCTGCCCACGGGGTTGGGGAGCGTGGAACTCTTTGGTTTCGACATTAAGAATGCGCAGGGCCACCTTGTCCAtcgggctgggggaggcagggaaaggtTCCAGGCACCGGAATAAAAGGGCTCAGTAAAACAAGTTCCCCCCGCAAGGGGTGACCTGAAGTGCCTGATCAGGGTTGCGTCTGGGTCTGGGACCCAGCAACGTTCCGTCCCTGAAAGAGCCCGACACTGACAAAGTGGAGTAGGGGAGACTCCACGGGTGTTTCTCCTGCTTTACCCCccttcctgcccctgccccaggcatAAAACTGCCTGTGAGAAGGGATTTCAGCTTCTGCCCAAAGGTggtctgcacacacacacccccccccgggtTGCAGACATGCCCACCTGATGGCCGGTACCCCCTAGTTAGCACAGGGAGTTGAGGAAATGGCTCTCCCCTGCCAGAGTGCTCAACATGGAGCTCATGTCGCCCACAGCCATGTTGGCACCACCAGacgcaggcaggaggaggcccCCCGCCGGGCTCGGGGGCCCAGGCAGCGCAGCCGTCTCTGCATCTTCCACAATGGCAGCAAAGTCAAGGTGCGTATTCTCCAGGTCCAGGGAGTCCAGGCTGTTGGCCACCCGCTCCCCTGAATCTGGGTAGTAATATGAACTGCCTTTGAGTCCTTCCAAGCTCCCACCATAATGCCCGGGACCCCCACAGCTGGCTGCCGTTTGGCCCAGCAGCTTCTGCCCACCTTTGCCCACCTGTAGATGTGTGCCCTGGCCTGGGTAATACAGCAGGGTGTTACCGGGCCCCTCAGgtgtggggcgggcagggggcaaGCGAAGTACACGCCGGGAGCTGGCTTCCACCCCCTCATAGGAATGACTTGGCGGAGGCAGGTTGCCCGCGTAGTTCAGACTGTTTTGGTGACCAGGTGGCTTAGGGCCACCAGGAGGGTGTGGCACCATCTCTGGGTTGAAGCATGGGGCATTTAGGAGGTGTGGGGTCTCTGCCAGACCCTGCAGGTGATCGGGTTTGGCCTGGTAACCAGAGTACTTGGGGCTGAGGTACAGTGGTGCTTGCATGGCTTGGCACTGCCCAGGCTCACTGCCCGGCCCCATGCCGGCCTCCCCTCCTTTGGATGCTAGCTGGTCTCCCCACATCAGAGCCTGCTGGGCCTGCACGTAGCTACGGACCATCACTTCTTTGGTCTGCGTGGTGGGGGTCTGGGCTCTTCTACCCCCCGGGCTCAACATGCCCACGTAACCGACAGGCGCCTGTTCCTCAGCCTGGTAACCACCAGGCCCTACATTCACGGCTTGGCCAAATGATGCAGGAGGCTGCACGGGCCCAGCAAGCTTAGTGTTCTGGCAGGGAGCAAGTGCTGGGGCAGGTGCTGGGTAACGCTGCTCAGATTTGATCTGTAGTCGGTTAAGCCGGTGCCTCCCAGAAAATCCACTGTCCTGGCACGAGCTCACAAGTTTGGGTTGCTGCCCACAAGAACTGGGTAGTGGGTACTCAGTACTTTGATGGTGACAGTGTGGCCCAGacatggcagcagcagaggcactgACACTTGGCTGCCCAGAACTCATTTCCAGATTGCCTTGGAGAGGTTCATCCCAAGTAGCTGGCATGGTCCTGTTGCCGGCATGCATACTTGTGAAGTGCTGGTTCATCTGGCACTGAGGCAGGGAGAATTCGGACTGCAGCAACCCCTCCTCCATGTCCCCGTGCCCTCCTGGGTTCAGCTGCACACCCGCCGTGGTCCGGTGAGTGCTGCCATAGAGGCCTTCGCACTGGAGCTCCACACCTGTCCCCTGGCATGGGAAGCTTTCCTCAGGGTAGTTCAAGTACTGTTCCATCTCTAGCAAGCCAGAGTCTGTGCCTGGGCCAGGGCCCTCTATGCTCACGCTCTCCAGGAAGACGTTTTCACTGATGCTGGGTGGGCGTGGGGAGAAGACATGGCGCTGAAGGTTGGCATCAGAACCACCCAAGGGCTGCAGAGCAGTTCTGCCCACTCCTGGCACATTCACGTTACCCATGCTCTTAAAACGATGCACCTTGGGCACAGCATGAGGGTTGGCCGTGGTCCGGGCAGGGTCGCTGGCCCGCCGCACACCATTCCGAGGCACCAGGTGAGGGGGAACACTGCCTGCGTAGCCAGGGTAGTCATTGGAACTGTGCCTTCGCAGCAAACCGTTTGCAAGGTAGCAGGGTTCAGCTGGCCCAAGGTGGTCCCCAGGTAAGCTGCTGGGGCCACCCATGCCCACCCGCTCCCTGCTGGGCAGCGGGGTTGGAGGGGGGCCACCTGTGGCTGCAGCGTATTTGGCCTTGAGGCGGTAGCGCTGGGCCAGGGTAAGGCTGCCCACACCCGGCAGCCCCCCGCAGTGGCTGGCATCGCTGGAGCGTCGTGACGCGTCCGGAGAGATGGGGTCATAGCCATCTGCCAGGCCTGCCCCGCCGGGCAGTGCCCCTGCCTCGCCGCCCAGACACGGCCCAGCCAGGTACGGGGACACCAGGGACGAGCGCCGGCTCACCGTGTAGGCTGAGCTTACGGTACTGGTGGCGCTGCTCCGGCGCTCGTTCAGCGGCAtgcccatctctgctgctgaCAGCTCTGCAACGCGCCGGTGCGAGGCAGCCGGTGGTGGCACGGAGACGCCGGGCACCTCCCCAGGCAGgcctgaggaaagaaaaggaggggttACGCCAgggcacttgggacacaacagcATGGCACCAGCGGTCAAAGGAGGAACAAGGCCTCCAGTACCAGGATGTGGCCTCTTCCGTGGTTAGTGCCTGGTAGGACAAGCAGCAGATTCAACTGGTGGCAACAAAGAGGGGCAGAAGATAATttaggatcatttaggttggaaaagaccattaaggtcatcaagtcccaAGATGGGGCACAGCCCAGACATGGGGGTCCACCGCTAGTGAAAGGAAGATGGGGAAACCTCTCTGGCTGCAAACCAGACCTCTCTTGACACAGTGCCCATGGGACTGGCCCCGCATTCGGGTGGGAAGGAACCACAGTCTCACCGGCTCCAGGGATGGCTGGCAAATTCAGGCTGTTGGTAGCTGATGGCTTCCTCATCTGCTTCAGTTTGTCAATCCGAAGATTTTCTAGCTTGTGGAGGGCCATGAGCCCTGAGGTACCCATGGGCTCACCGGGCACCACATCCTCCAGTGTGGACAGATCCTCGTAGCTCCCACCCGCGTTGCCCGCCATCTCCACCCCACTGTCGTTGTTAGTGGTGCTGCCGAGCGGGGAGTGGTCGCTGCTGCAGGAGGACTGCCCGCCTGGGCTGGGCTGCGGCTTCTAGGTGGCACCCAAAACATTAACCAAGGAAAAGGGGGTCAGATATCCACTGCACGCTTAATGCAACCTGTGAGCCCACACCCTGCCAGATGTGGAGATGATGACTCCCCCACCACGCAAACTGACTCCTCCGACAGGTCTGGCCCAGCCTCCCTCCGTCATCGCACCCCCGGCTCCTTACCAAGGCCAAGTCAGGCACCAAGAGTTTGCCATCGTCCTTCCTGGCCTCCGTGGGGCCATTTGTGTCTTTCTCCTGCTTCATGTCCGGGGGCCCACTGGGGGTGGGAAGTGCACGGCCTGGCACGACATCCCCTCGGTGCTTCTTGGTGACATGGGCATCGGGACCATGCACCGTCTTCACATGTTTGCGCAGGGAACTGGGGTCTGTGTAGCGCTTGGTGCAGCCTGGAATCTTGCACACGTAGGGCTTctgttgaggaaaaaaaggtaggcACGGTGGAGGGAGGGTGCTAGCTCCGACCAGAGACCCCCCCCAACAAAGTACCAGCTGGGCATGAAATAaatccccctcccttccctctcgAGTCGGCCCGTGAACTGAGGGAACCGAGGGTGGGAAGGGATCAGAGAAGCTGAGTCCCCTTGGAGGGGGCACATGAGACGCTACAGCAGGGCCCTGGAGGAGGCCACGGGGAGCCAGAAGAGGAATCAAGGATGGTGCTTCACAGGCGTGGGGCAGGGGGTGAAGGGACCCTGGTGGGAACGCAGGTGACTGAGGAAGGGAACAGGGGGCCATACTTTATTAGAGCAGGCAAGGAGGGAATTGGggcacacaggggaaaaaaaaacaaaaccaaaaacagggATGCAGGGAGTTTACAGAGTACGGGACTAATTAGGAGGCATACGGGGAGCCCAAAGGGGTGCAAAGAGCCCCAGACAGGACTGTACCTCATTGGAGTGGGTACGGTTTTGATGCTTGGCCCGGTCAGAAGCATTGGAGAAGGCCTTGTTGCAACCCTCGTGTTCACACACGTAGGGTTTTTCACCCGTGTGTGAGCGTAGATGCGTCTTGAGGTTCTCCAGGCGTGAGTAGGCCTTGTTACAGCCCTCGAACTGCGCAGGCAAGCAGGGTGAAACATGCCACACACCTTCAACAGACCCCGTACCGCATCACCCCCACACTACACACCCATGGCACAACTGCCACGGACACGTATCACACCTCCCAGCCAATGCACAACACGCCTGCCCTCCTTCAGGTGCCTGTGCTCACACCACTGCGCCGGCCTTCATCCTTCTGGCCTGCGTCACTGTGCACTGGCCACCTCACTGTGCACTGGCCACATGGCCATGCTGCAGCCAGCCCGCTCCCTAAGTCTTTACCTCATGTGCATCTCTGCCGTGCCACGGATCACACGGGCTCTGGCCTGCCCCGCCTGAACCCCACTCCATCGTGCACTACCTGACGCCCCTGTCTGTCCCACCTCATTTTCCCCACGTCTCTCTCAAGGCCA
The window above is part of the Rissa tridactyla isolate bRisTri1 chromosome 24, bRisTri1.patW.cur.20221130, whole genome shotgun sequence genome. Proteins encoded here:
- the GLI1 gene encoding zinc finger protein GLI1; its protein translation is MFNPVSAPAAGYAEHCCLRPPHGPAPAAPGPQGLDFPLCQQSNLMSSPRGYGLVPGAEHPGSGDGSRFSTPRGAGKLGKKRALSISPLSDSSIDLQTVIRTSPNSLVAFINSRCASAGGSYGHLSISTISPSVGYQSPPRQQKGQGHLYSHTPPPPPCSSHEHPSTRPGLLHHAPARGTLKHCQQLKLEWSLSSPLTVRYPEERSECDISSPASTGTQDPLLGMLDVREDLEKEDGKPESETVYETNCYWDGCAKEFDTQEQLVHHINNEHIHGEKKEFVCHWAACSREQRPFKAQYMLVVHMRRHTGEKPHKCTFEGCNKAYSRLENLKTHLRSHTGEKPYVCEHEGCNKAFSNASDRAKHQNRTHSNEKPYVCKIPGCTKRYTDPSSLRKHVKTVHGPDAHVTKKHRGDVVPGRALPTPSGPPDMKQEKDTNGPTEARKDDGKLLVPDLALKPQPSPGGQSSCSSDHSPLGSTTNNDSGVEMAGNAGGSYEDLSTLEDVVPGEPMGTSGLMALHKLENLRIDKLKQMRKPSATNSLNLPAIPGAGLPGEVPGVSVPPPAASHRRVAELSAAEMGMPLNERRSSATSTVSSAYTVSRRSSLVSPYLAGPCLGGEAGALPGGAGLADGYDPISPDASRRSSDASHCGGLPGVGSLTLAQRYRLKAKYAAATGGPPPTPLPSRERVGMGGPSSLPGDHLGPAEPCYLANGLLRRHSSNDYPGYAGSVPPHLVPRNGVRRASDPARTTANPHAVPKVHRFKSMGNVNVPGVGRTALQPLGGSDANLQRHVFSPRPPSISENVFLESVSIEGPGPGTDSGLLEMEQYLNYPEESFPCQGTGVELQCEGLYGSTHRTTAGVQLNPGGHGDMEEGLLQSEFSLPQCQMNQHFTSMHAGNRTMPATWDEPLQGNLEMSSGQPSVSASAAAMSGPHCHHQSTEYPLPSSCGQQPKLVSSCQDSGFSGRHRLNRLQIKSEQRYPAPAPALAPCQNTKLAGPVQPPASFGQAVNVGPGGYQAEEQAPVGYVGMLSPGGRRAQTPTTQTKEVMVRSYVQAQQALMWGDQLASKGGEAGMGPGSEPGQCQAMQAPLYLSPKYSGYQAKPDHLQGLAETPHLLNAPCFNPEMVPHPPGGPKPPGHQNSLNYAGNLPPPSHSYEGVEASSRRVLRLPPARPTPEGPGNTLLYYPGQGTHLQVGKGGQKLLGQTAASCGGPGHYGGSLEGLKGSSYYYPDSGERVANSLDSLDLENTHLDFAAIVEDAETAALPGPPSPAGGLLLPASGGANMAVGDMSSMLSTLAGESHFLNSLC